The Virgibacillus siamensis genome includes a region encoding these proteins:
- a CDS encoding FtsW/RodA/SpoVE family cell cycle protein encodes MSKQQSYYIQTDFLVLLTLFICVSLLSIYNAQQLPQFDGDSFVVKQLAWFAAGMIAAAFILLFDLDQLYKASLLIYGIGIFVLVILLISPPSIAPVIKGQQSWFTLPGLSMQPSEFTKMTTILYLAAVISSHKEKYTVTTIKSDIMLLLKIAFFTGVPVLLIMMQPDFGTSMVYIFFAAMLVLLAGIDWKIIAGLVLSISLLAGGALALIINFPEISQDTLGLDPYQIDRIMTWINPDEQGEDDTYHVDKSMLALGSGQLLGKGMDNLEVGTPEAHTDFIFSVIGESFGFLGTAGVIFLYFLLMYKLVTLGLNISGYSSFGAYVSFGFMSILLIHTFQNIAMTIGIMPITGIPLLLISYGGSSILATMIGLGLVYRVAVEYTIQQDYLF; translated from the coding sequence ATGTCAAAACAACAATCCTATTATATACAAACAGACTTTTTGGTATTGCTTACGCTATTTATTTGTGTAAGTTTATTATCTATTTATAATGCACAGCAGCTCCCCCAATTTGATGGGGATTCATTTGTAGTGAAGCAGCTTGCCTGGTTTGCAGCAGGTATGATTGCAGCGGCATTTATTCTGCTTTTTGACCTTGATCAGCTTTATAAAGCAAGTCTGCTTATCTACGGAATTGGCATATTTGTGCTGGTGATTCTGCTTATCAGTCCGCCAAGTATTGCCCCGGTTATTAAGGGACAGCAAAGCTGGTTTACCTTGCCCGGATTGTCCATGCAGCCATCGGAATTCACGAAAATGACGACAATTCTATATCTCGCTGCAGTCATCAGCAGCCATAAGGAAAAATATACTGTCACCACGATAAAAAGCGATATAATGCTGTTACTGAAAATAGCATTTTTCACAGGGGTTCCTGTACTGTTAATTATGATGCAGCCGGACTTTGGTACATCGATGGTTTACATCTTTTTTGCAGCTATGCTTGTACTGCTTGCAGGCATTGACTGGAAAATAATTGCCGGACTGGTATTGTCAATCTCCCTTTTAGCAGGCGGAGCATTGGCGCTTATTATTAATTTCCCGGAAATTTCGCAGGACACCCTTGGACTAGATCCATATCAGATTGACCGTATTATGACGTGGATAAATCCTGACGAACAGGGTGAGGATGATACGTATCATGTGGATAAGTCAATGCTGGCATTGGGATCAGGACAGCTGCTCGGTAAAGGAATGGATAATTTGGAAGTTGGAACACCGGAGGCACATACTGATTTTATTTTTTCAGTCATTGGTGAAAGCTTCGGATTTCTTGGGACGGCAGGGGTTATTTTCTTATATTTTCTCCTGATGTATAAGCTGGTTACGCTTGGTTTAAACATTTCAGGGTACTCTTCATTCGGGGCGTATGTAAGCTTTGGGTTTATGAGTATTTTACTTATCCACACTTTCCAAAATATCGCAATGACGATTGGAATTATGCCAATTACCGGGATTCCGCTCTTGTTAATCAGCTATGGCGGAAGTTCAATACTGGCGACAATGATCGGACTCGGTCTCGTTTACCGTGTCGCAGTAGAATATACTATTCAACAGGATTATTTATTTTAA
- a CDS encoding YdiK family protein has product MKTTPKMMFFIYFILGLLFMFVATRSSDGSIWNFTTIILAVIATLNFGVSLRMLIIHFKLKKKNK; this is encoded by the coding sequence ATGAAGACTACACCAAAAATGATGTTTTTCATTTATTTTATATTGGGGCTTTTGTTTATGTTTGTTGCGACACGAAGCTCTGACGGTTCCATCTGGAATTTCACCACTATAATCCTGGCGGTAATTGCCACCCTTAACTTCGGTGTCAGTCTGCGAATGCTGATTATTCATTTCAAATTAAAAAAGAAGAACAAATAA
- the tsaE gene encoding tRNA (adenosine(37)-N6)-threonylcarbamoyltransferase complex ATPase subunit type 1 TsaE produces the protein MNSHQLETHSAEETMQVAGRLALLLKPGDVITLEGDLGAGKTAFAKGIAIGLGVKRNVNSPTYTIIKEYEGQIPFYHMDVYRLEDSDEDIGFEEYFHGDGVSVVEWAHFIEEFLPPERLNIKLTHVDERTRKLEFFPNGVHYEAITAEITG, from the coding sequence ATGAATTCGCATCAACTTGAAACACACTCCGCTGAAGAAACAATGCAGGTTGCTGGGCGGCTGGCATTATTGTTGAAACCGGGTGATGTCATAACATTGGAAGGTGATCTCGGGGCGGGGAAAACTGCTTTTGCTAAAGGTATTGCCATTGGGCTTGGCGTGAAACGAAATGTTAACAGTCCTACATATACGATTATAAAAGAGTATGAAGGGCAAATACCTTTTTATCATATGGATGTATACCGACTGGAAGATTCAGATGAAGATATCGGGTTTGAGGAATACTTTCACGGCGACGGGGTATCTGTCGTGGAATGGGCGCATTTTATTGAGGAATTTTTGCCGCCCGAACGGCTGAATATCAAACTGACCCATGTGGATGAACGGACAAGAAAGCTTGAGTTTTTTCCGAATGGGGTTCATTATGAAGCGATTACTGCCGAAATAACCGGTTAA
- the tsaB gene encoding tRNA (adenosine(37)-N6)-threonylcarbamoyltransferase complex dimerization subunit type 1 TsaB, producing the protein MNVLAIDTSNQILGIALLKDGQLLGEIVTNIKKNHSVRLMPAINQLMQEVNMKPDQLDKIVTAKGPGSYTGVRIGLTTAKSMAWALNIPVVGVSSLEVLAYQGRFSDTFICPFFDARRGLVYTGLYAWKNKKITPVQEEQNILMEDWLQQLPNADIMFLSQDIQLHEEKIIKHLGDRALIPDGASHLPNPVHLAFAGLDKQPEETHALVPNYIRLAEAEANWLKARKGKQEYD; encoded by the coding sequence ATGAATGTACTTGCTATAGACACATCAAATCAGATATTGGGCATTGCCTTGCTTAAGGATGGACAATTGCTGGGGGAGATAGTTACCAATATCAAAAAAAATCATTCGGTCCGACTGATGCCTGCAATCAATCAATTGATGCAGGAAGTGAATATGAAGCCGGATCAGCTGGATAAAATTGTTACAGCCAAGGGACCGGGGTCTTATACTGGCGTGCGTATCGGGCTTACGACAGCCAAATCGATGGCTTGGGCTTTGAACATACCGGTCGTTGGCGTGTCCAGCCTTGAGGTGCTCGCTTATCAAGGACGCTTTTCTGATACATTTATCTGTCCATTTTTTGATGCACGGCGCGGATTGGTATATACCGGTCTTTACGCTTGGAAAAACAAAAAAATAACCCCTGTACAGGAAGAACAAAATATCCTCATGGAAGATTGGCTGCAACAACTGCCCAATGCTGATATTATGTTTCTTAGTCAGGATATCCAACTGCATGAGGAGAAAATTATAAAGCACTTGGGAGACCGGGCGTTGATTCCGGATGGAGCATCACATTTACCAAATCCGGTTCATTTAGCATTTGCCGGACTGGATAAACAACCGGAAGAAACGCATGCACTGGTACCGAATTATATTCGTCTTGCTGAAGCGGAGGCAAACTGGCTGAAGGCGCGGAAGGGAAAACAGGAGTATGATTGA
- the rimI gene encoding ribosomal protein S18-alanine N-acetyltransferase yields MIELVLRDMKLSDTSDVMLVETASYDAPWPEDIFHQEIANNHYAHYYVAVADGKIVGYAGMWLVIDDAQITNIAISPEHRGQKYGQKLFYHMMKQAVLMGAKRMSLEVRESNIPAQRMYRKFGLVPGGIRKNYYTDNQEDAIVMWVNLS; encoded by the coding sequence ATGATTGAGCTTGTCTTGCGTGATATGAAACTTTCAGATACGAGTGATGTTATGTTAGTGGAGACAGCCTCATATGATGCGCCATGGCCGGAAGATATTTTTCATCAGGAGATTGCGAATAACCACTACGCCCATTACTATGTGGCAGTTGCAGATGGGAAAATTGTCGGGTATGCCGGAATGTGGCTGGTAATCGATGATGCACAGATTACCAATATAGCAATATCTCCGGAGCATCGCGGGCAAAAATATGGGCAGAAATTATTTTATCATATGATGAAACAGGCCGTATTAATGGGAGCGAAGCGGATGTCACTGGAAGTGCGTGAATCGAATATTCCCGCACAGCGGATGTATCGGAAATTCGGTCTTGTCCCCGGCGGCATCCGAAAAAACTATTACACAGATAATCAAGAAGATGCTATTGTAATGTGGGTGAATTTATCATGA
- the moaC gene encoding cyclic pyranopterin monophosphate synthase MoaC → MGEFTHFNKQGRAKMVDISEKGETERTAVAASSIIVTKEIYEKINSRDIQKGDVLPVAQVAGIMAAKNTSDWIPMCHPLQLKGIDISFDWKVENEHYELKIQAFVKTKGSTGVEMEALTAASATVLTIYDMCKAVDKGMVIGQTYLLSKQGGKSGDYFKEN, encoded by the coding sequence ATGGGAGAGTTTACACATTTCAATAAACAGGGCAGGGCAAAAATGGTGGATATCAGTGAGAAAGGTGAAACCGAACGAACCGCTGTTGCTGCTTCAAGCATCATTGTTACAAAAGAAATCTATGAAAAAATTAATTCCCGTGACATCCAAAAAGGAGATGTGCTGCCAGTTGCCCAGGTTGCGGGCATTATGGCTGCCAAAAATACGTCTGACTGGATTCCAATGTGCCATCCGCTCCAGTTAAAAGGCATCGATATTTCATTTGACTGGAAAGTGGAAAATGAACATTATGAGCTTAAGATCCAGGCATTTGTCAAAACAAAAGGCAGTACCGGGGTGGAAATGGAAGCACTGACAGCTGCCTCTGCAACTGTACTGACGATTTATGATATGTGCAAAGCGGTTGATAAAGGCATGGTTATCGGACAAACATATTTGCTGTCCAAACAGGGCGGGAAATCCGGTGATTACTTTAAAGAAAACTAA
- a CDS encoding MDR family MFS transporter: MKKIDHKWLVVMSVLFGTFTVILNNSMLNPTLPTLMDIFHADAVAISWILTIFMVAMGTTMPLTGYLGDRFGKKKIYIIGLIIFMIGSISGALSSNLVTVIISRAIQGTAGGLMMPIAMALIFNAFPKNERGLAVGIYGVAAMVAPAIGPTIGGIVIGYLPWPFLFLVNIPFAITGIFLSIKFLSTTETNRSLKFDLVGFILITSGIASILYALGRGSTLELLLSPMSICLLAAGAVLIIAFVRYEGKLKQPLLDLSIFRIPTYSVSIAVTATASIGLFSGIFLLPLLIQEVYGLSEIQTGLLFLPAALLSGVSMSFGGKLLDKKGPKYVVPIGLVILGGFTLSLGFNTLSTSFWLILVLNCLRSAGLGMCNMPATTAGMNSIPDHQVAQGSAMNNVIRQIFSSFGIVFFSIYYEVRQAQLFSLDIAKQQATLQALNEAFLIAGTFILVMVPVSFVMKGVDELKKSSPQ; encoded by the coding sequence ATGAAAAAAATCGATCATAAATGGCTCGTTGTAATGTCCGTGCTTTTTGGAACGTTCACAGTCATTTTAAATAATAGCATGCTGAATCCAACACTTCCGACGCTGATGGATATTTTCCATGCGGATGCGGTGGCAATCAGCTGGATTTTGACCATTTTTATGGTTGCGATGGGGACAACTATGCCATTGACTGGCTATTTGGGTGACCGGTTCGGAAAAAAGAAAATATATATCATCGGGTTGATTATCTTTATGATCGGTTCGATATCCGGTGCATTGTCATCCAACTTGGTAACGGTGATTATATCACGTGCTATTCAGGGAACAGCCGGTGGTTTGATGATGCCGATTGCCATGGCATTGATTTTCAACGCATTCCCGAAGAATGAACGCGGTCTGGCGGTTGGGATATACGGTGTGGCAGCGATGGTTGCACCGGCAATCGGACCAACCATAGGCGGTATAGTGATTGGCTATTTGCCTTGGCCGTTTTTGTTCCTGGTTAATATCCCGTTTGCCATTACAGGTATTTTTTTGTCGATAAAATTTTTATCAACGACGGAAACGAACCGCAGCCTGAAATTTGATCTTGTTGGCTTTATTTTGATTACCTCCGGGATTGCATCAATCTTATATGCTTTGGGTCGCGGATCAACTTTGGAACTGCTGTTGTCACCAATGAGCATATGTTTGCTTGCGGCCGGTGCTGTTTTGATTATTGCCTTTGTCAGATATGAAGGGAAGCTGAAGCAGCCTCTTTTGGATTTGTCCATTTTCCGGATTCCGACGTATTCCGTATCAATTGCGGTTACCGCAACAGCATCAATTGGTTTATTTTCCGGTATTTTCCTGCTCCCGCTTCTGATCCAGGAAGTGTATGGTTTAAGTGAAATCCAAACCGGGCTGTTATTCCTGCCTGCCGCTCTGTTGAGTGGTGTGTCCATGTCGTTTGGGGGGAAGCTTTTGGATAAAAAGGGACCAAAATACGTTGTACCTATTGGTCTGGTGATTTTGGGAGGGTTCACACTATCCCTTGGTTTTAATACACTTTCAACGTCATTTTGGCTGATTCTTGTGTTAAACTGCCTTCGCAGTGCCGGACTTGGGATGTGCAATATGCCGGCAACGACAGCAGGAATGAATTCTATTCCTGATCATCAGGTAGCACAGGGGTCTGCGATGAACAATGTGATCCGGCAGATTTTTTCATCGTTTGGAATTGTTTTTTTCTCAATTTATTACGAAGTCAGGCAGGCACAGCTTTTTTCGTTGGATATTGCTAAACAGCAGGCCACGCTGCAGGCATTGAACGAAGCATTTCTGATTGCAGGAACATTTATACTGGTTATGGTTCCGGTGTCATTTGTGATGAAAGGGGTAGATGAACTAAAAAAGAGCAGTCCACAATAG
- a CDS encoding APC family permease, with the protein MTQNNNGKFKRKLSTLDLTFLGIGSIIGSGWLYAAATAAGFAGPYSWISWILGAAIIILIGMVYSELGAAMPVAGGFVRYPDFTHGSVVGFLIGFISMLAYSAVISIEAQAVRGYLEYWFDGLGHADGTPTIMGFTIQISLIIIFFLLNYWSVNFFGKANTILTVFKFVVPLLIITVLFLNMDISNFEVMKGADPGGMKGIFAAVTGAGIVFAFNGFRQPIEFAGEAKKPERGIPVSILISVVIGLIIYMLLQIAYIGAVPPEMLADKGGWNQLHFDSPWADLAAALGLVWLANLVLIDAVISPSATGNIYFSATARSLFAWAKNGYFFKIFQKVDSKTGLPRAALWLTMILAIVWMTPSRFQAWEDLVDASTSAKALTFVVGPVSLMALRYKKPDMHRPFYLKAANILTPLAFIAATLVVYWSQWKVISFLIPIIIVSLVLYLIFAIQNKSFTKEVVQSHFQAGWWLILYYLYLMVMSYIGSYGPMKDHLIAAPWDTFVTSLGALVFYYWGVRAALKEPRIETSDTEETDYQKQNRND; encoded by the coding sequence ATGACTCAAAACAACAATGGAAAATTCAAACGAAAACTGAGTACACTGGATTTAACTTTTCTTGGGATTGGATCAATTATCGGATCCGGATGGTTGTATGCGGCAGCAACAGCTGCTGGATTTGCAGGGCCATATTCATGGATTTCGTGGATTCTTGGTGCAGCAATCATTATATTAATCGGGATGGTGTATTCTGAACTTGGTGCAGCTATGCCGGTTGCTGGCGGCTTTGTCCGTTATCCCGATTTTACGCACGGATCGGTAGTTGGTTTTTTAATCGGATTTATTTCGATGCTGGCATATTCAGCAGTTATCAGTATTGAAGCACAAGCCGTTAGGGGTTATTTGGAATATTGGTTTGATGGATTGGGCCATGCTGACGGGACACCGACAATTATGGGGTTCACTATCCAAATAAGCCTCATCATCATTTTTTTCCTGCTGAATTATTGGAGTGTTAACTTTTTTGGGAAAGCGAATACAATATTGACCGTATTTAAATTTGTTGTGCCTTTATTGATTATTACGGTGCTATTTTTAAATATGGATATCTCGAACTTTGAAGTAATGAAGGGTGCCGATCCCGGGGGAATGAAGGGAATCTTTGCGGCAGTAACCGGTGCAGGTATCGTTTTTGCATTTAATGGATTCAGACAACCGATTGAGTTCGCTGGTGAAGCTAAAAAACCGGAACGCGGTATTCCGGTATCGATTCTCATCTCGGTAGTTATCGGCCTGATTATTTATATGCTGCTTCAGATTGCATATATCGGAGCCGTACCACCGGAAATGCTGGCTGATAAAGGCGGCTGGAATCAATTGCATTTTGATTCCCCATGGGCTGACTTGGCTGCGGCACTCGGACTTGTATGGCTGGCAAATCTCGTTTTGATTGACGCGGTTATTTCACCATCCGCAACCGGAAATATTTATTTTTCTGCAACAGCCAGGTCATTATTTGCCTGGGCGAAAAATGGATATTTCTTCAAGATCTTTCAAAAGGTTGATTCAAAAACAGGTCTTCCAAGGGCAGCGCTATGGTTGACCATGATTCTTGCGATTGTATGGATGACGCCTTCCAGATTCCAGGCTTGGGAAGATTTGGTGGATGCCAGTACATCAGCTAAAGCACTGACTTTCGTGGTTGGTCCTGTTTCCCTGATGGCATTGCGTTACAAGAAACCCGATATGCACCGGCCATTTTATTTGAAAGCAGCAAATATCCTGACACCACTCGCCTTTATTGCGGCGACACTGGTGGTTTATTGGAGTCAATGGAAGGTAATTTCCTTCTTGATTCCTATCATTATTGTCTCACTTGTTTTATATTTGATTTTCGCTATACAAAATAAATCATTTACGAAAGAGGTTGTTCAAAGCCACTTTCAGGCCGGCTGGTGGCTGATTCTTTACTATTTATATTTAATGGTGATGTCCTATATAGGAAGTTACGGTCCAATGAAAGATCATTTAATTGCTGCCCCATGGGACACATTCGTAACCTCTTTGGGTGCTCTTGTATTCTATTATTGGGGTGTTAGGGCAGCCCTCAAGGAGCCGCGTATTGAGACAAGCGACACCGAGGAAACAGATTATCAGAAACAGAATCGGAATGACTAG
- the tsaD gene encoding tRNA (adenosine(37)-N6)-threonylcarbamoyltransferase complex transferase subunit TsaD: MKKDTYILGIETSCDETAAAVVKNGQEVISNVVASQIDSHKRFGGVVPEIASRHHVEQITIVLEEALAESGLTWDEIDAIAVTEGPGLVGALLIGVNAAKALAFVKQKPLVGVHHIAGHIYANRLEKEFDFPLMALIVSGGHTELVLMKEHGHFEVIGETRDDAAGEAYDKVARMLDLPYPGGPHVDKLAAKGEETIDFPRAWLEENSFDFSFSGLKSAVINKLHNAKQRGETLKPEDVAASFQASVTDVLSTKTVEAAKKYNVKQVIVAGGVAANKGLRAELGNKFADTDIPLLIPPLKLCTDNAAMIAAAGFIAYEQGNRSGLDLNANPSLMLR, encoded by the coding sequence ATGAAAAAAGATACGTATATCCTTGGAATAGAAACGAGTTGTGATGAAACAGCGGCCGCCGTCGTTAAAAATGGCCAGGAAGTTATTTCTAATGTCGTGGCTTCACAAATTGACAGCCATAAACGGTTTGGTGGGGTTGTCCCGGAAATTGCGTCCCGACATCATGTGGAACAAATAACGATTGTTCTGGAAGAAGCACTTGCTGAATCAGGACTGACGTGGGATGAGATTGATGCGATTGCAGTTACGGAAGGTCCCGGACTAGTCGGTGCACTGTTAATTGGTGTTAATGCAGCGAAAGCACTTGCATTTGTCAAACAAAAGCCATTAGTCGGGGTTCATCACATTGCCGGGCATATTTACGCCAATCGATTGGAAAAGGAATTCGACTTCCCGCTTATGGCGCTGATTGTATCGGGAGGTCATACTGAGCTTGTCCTTATGAAGGAGCATGGCCATTTTGAAGTAATTGGTGAAACTCGTGATGATGCTGCGGGCGAGGCGTATGATAAAGTGGCTAGAATGCTTGATTTACCATATCCGGGTGGTCCGCATGTGGATAAACTGGCCGCCAAAGGGGAGGAAACGATTGATTTTCCACGTGCATGGCTGGAAGAAAACAGTTTTGATTTCAGTTTTAGTGGATTAAAATCAGCAGTTATTAACAAATTGCACAATGCAAAACAGCGCGGCGAAACATTAAAACCTGAAGATGTTGCTGCCAGCTTTCAGGCCAGTGTAACGGATGTGCTTAGCACCAAAACAGTAGAGGCAGCTAAAAAGTATAATGTAAAACAGGTTATTGTTGCCGGAGGGGTTGCAGCTAATAAGGGACTCCGTGCAGAACTTGGCAATAAATTCGCCGATACGGATATTCCGCTTTTAATCCCGCCTTTGAAGCTGTGTACAGATAATGCTGCTATGATTGCAGCAGCAGGATTTATTGCATATGAACAGGGAAATAGATCCGGCTTGGATCTGAATGCCAACCCATCTCTGATGTTAAGATAA
- the thiL gene encoding thiamine-phosphate kinase — MDEFSFINSIKQHMYRQSSIVKGIGDDAAVFRQTSQDIITAVDTFVEDVHFARATMSPFHVGFRSVAANVSDLAAMGATPAFYLVSMVIPKSWSQDELEGIYDGMKTMAARHHMDLIGGDTVSGPALSISVTVIGYTTTNKARYRSTASENDIVFVTGTLGDSRAGFHMLTNPGTYKNEAYFYNRHRMPLPRVDFASRLSSLKRVALNDISDGIANEAAEIAEASNVDIVLYEEKIPTSDPFRQFSREQQYEWKLFGGEDFELAGTVSPTEWDRMIEIAKKTETPLARVGFVERSKSQANNVFIIDSNKQKHRLDKKGYTHLADEKE; from the coding sequence ATGGATGAGTTTTCTTTTATAAATTCAATAAAGCAGCATATGTATAGGCAGTCTTCGATTGTAAAAGGTATTGGGGATGATGCGGCCGTTTTCCGACAGACGTCTCAGGACATTATTACAGCGGTGGATACGTTTGTGGAGGATGTGCATTTTGCAAGAGCCACGATGTCGCCGTTCCATGTTGGTTTTCGTTCTGTTGCAGCTAATGTAAGTGATTTGGCTGCCATGGGGGCAACACCGGCATTTTATCTTGTTTCGATGGTAATTCCAAAGTCATGGTCGCAGGATGAACTGGAAGGAATATACGATGGAATGAAGACAATGGCTGCCCGGCATCATATGGATCTGATAGGCGGGGATACTGTTTCAGGCCCGGCTTTATCTATTTCCGTTACGGTGATTGGATATACAACCACGAACAAGGCCAGATATCGCAGTACAGCATCGGAAAACGATATTGTTTTTGTGACTGGAACACTTGGTGATTCCCGAGCAGGTTTTCATATGTTGACCAATCCTGGTACATATAAAAATGAAGCGTATTTTTATAACCGACATCGTATGCCGCTGCCAAGGGTCGATTTTGCGTCCCGATTATCGTCACTGAAACGGGTTGCTTTAAATGATATTAGCGACGGGATTGCCAATGAGGCGGCAGAAATCGCAGAAGCTTCAAATGTGGATATTGTTCTTTATGAAGAAAAGATTCCGACAAGTGATCCGTTCCGGCAATTTTCCCGGGAGCAGCAGTATGAATGGAAGCTGTTTGGCGGAGAGGACTTTGAACTGGCAGGAACAGTTTCACCAACTGAATGGGATCGAATGATTGAAATTGCTAAAAAAACGGAAACACCACTGGCCCGTGTTGGTTTTGTGGAGCGAAGTAAATCACAGGCGAACAACGTATTTATTATTGATTCGAATAAACAGAAACATCGTTTGGATAAAAAAGGCTATACACACTTGGCAGATGAGAAGGAATAA
- a CDS encoding ABC-F family ATP-binding cassette domain-containing protein has translation MIIMQLNNLSKSFGAETILSNIKLEIKERDRIAIVGRNGAGKSTLLKIMADELSHDEGEIFKPKGLTTGYLSQHTGLESDKSIWDEMAGVFDNLKQQEKALREMEKKMENVSAFSETEYEQLLLDYDKKQQAFDAEGGYRYEAEIKSVLNGLHFQDYDYDTLITELSGGQKTRLALGKLLLNKPDLLILDEPTNHLDIDTLTWLESYLSGYPGSVVIVSHDRYFLDKTASIVYEVSRHKAKKYIGSYSKFLEQKAADFQKEMKEYEKQQTEIKKMEDFIQKNIVRASTTKRAQSRRKQLEKMEKLDKPKGDESSASFSFQTSKRSGNDVLKIDHLGFRYDTNPIFRDVTFNVNRGERIALVGPNGVGKTTLLKAILGRLNPFEGTIQLGTNVEIGYYDQEQQNISSNKTILDELWDEHPMVNEKDIRTVLGNFLFSGDDVLKNVHALSGGEKARLSLAKLMMQKANLLVLDEPTNHLDIDSKEVLEAALMDFPGTIIFVSHDRYFINKITDQVVEMQQDGATVFLGDYDYYVEKKQEEQELARLQEEEILVQKQADRKTNFKEEKVIRSEERKRKRQIDSLEQSIEQLESKLAEAEQKMTEPEVFQDHEKVLELTKHSSELKQKIEQLMEEWTALQE, from the coding sequence ATGATTATCATGCAGTTAAACAATTTATCAAAGTCTTTTGGAGCAGAAACCATACTATCTAATATAAAACTGGAAATCAAAGAAAGGGACCGGATTGCAATTGTTGGCAGAAATGGCGCCGGAAAATCGACCCTGTTAAAAATCATGGCCGATGAACTGTCCCATGATGAAGGTGAAATATTTAAGCCAAAAGGTCTCACTACCGGTTATTTGTCTCAGCATACGGGTCTCGAATCAGATAAATCAATCTGGGATGAGATGGCCGGTGTATTCGATAACCTTAAACAGCAGGAGAAGGCATTACGGGAAATGGAGAAAAAAATGGAAAATGTCTCTGCCTTTTCGGAAACGGAATATGAACAACTTCTGCTGGACTACGATAAAAAACAACAGGCATTTGATGCTGAAGGCGGCTACCGTTATGAAGCAGAGATAAAATCTGTATTGAATGGCCTGCATTTTCAGGACTACGATTACGACACGCTAATCACAGAATTAAGCGGCGGACAGAAAACGCGTTTGGCACTTGGGAAACTTTTGTTAAACAAACCGGATCTGCTGATTTTGGATGAGCCGACAAACCACTTGGATATCGATACGCTGACATGGCTGGAAAGCTATCTGTCGGGATATCCCGGGTCTGTTGTTATCGTCTCCCATGACCGGTATTTTCTGGATAAGACAGCTTCGATAGTCTACGAAGTATCCCGTCATAAGGCCAAAAAATATATTGGCAGCTACAGCAAGTTTCTGGAGCAAAAGGCAGCCGATTTTCAGAAAGAAATGAAAGAATACGAGAAGCAACAGACCGAAATTAAAAAAATGGAAGACTTCATCCAAAAAAATATTGTACGGGCATCCACAACCAAGCGGGCACAGAGCAGGCGCAAACAGCTTGAGAAAATGGAAAAACTGGACAAACCAAAAGGTGATGAATCATCCGCATCATTTTCCTTCCAGACTAGTAAACGCAGCGGGAATGATGTGTTGAAAATAGACCATCTGGGATTTCGGTATGATACGAATCCAATTTTTCGGGATGTTACATTTAACGTCAATCGCGGAGAACGGATTGCCTTAGTCGGTCCTAACGGTGTTGGAAAAACAACACTGTTAAAAGCAATTCTTGGGCGGCTAAACCCATTTGAAGGCACTATTCAACTCGGCACCAATGTGGAAATCGGGTACTACGACCAGGAACAGCAGAATATATCATCCAATAAAACAATTCTAGATGAACTGTGGGACGAGCATCCGATGGTGAATGAAAAGGATATCCGCACGGTTCTTGGTAACTTTTTATTCAGTGGGGATGATGTGCTGAAAAATGTTCACGCGCTCAGCGGTGGTGAAAAAGCACGTCTTTCATTAGCTAAACTGATGATGCAAAAAGCAAATTTACTGGTATTGGACGAACCGACAAACCATTTGGATATTGATAGTAAAGAAGTACTCGAAGCGGCATTAATGGATTTCCCGGGCACCATCATCTTTGTTTCACACGACCGGTATTTCATTAATAAAATTACTGATCAAGTTGTGGAAATGCAACAGGATGGGGCCACCGTCTTTTTAGGGGATTACGACTATTATGTTGAGAAAAAACAGGAAGAACAGGAACTTGCCAGACTGCAGGAGGAAGAAATACTTGTGCAAAAGCAAGCGGATCGGAAAACCAATTTTAAGGAAGAAAAAGTGATTCGCAGTGAAGAGCGGAAGCGAAAACGTCAAATTGACAGTCTGGAACAGTCCATTGAACAACTGGAAAGTAAGCTGGCTGAGGCTGAACAAAAAATGACGGAGCCTGAAGTTTTTCAGGACCACGAAAAAGTCCTCGAACTGACGAAACACTCCAGTGAACTAAAGCAAAAAATCGAACAGCTAATGGAAGAATGGACAGCATTACAGGAATAG